Genomic segment of Candidatus Izemoplasmatales bacterium:
TCATGAATTCGTCCATTCCCAGAAAGTACTGAAGCATCGGAGTAACCATCATGACTTCGAGCGTTTCCTTATCCGATGTTCCTCTGCCGGTCTGGATGATCAGCGTCCCCTATCGCGTCCGTTCCAGATCCGACAATTCATCCTCAATTTCCGCTCACGGAATCAGTGCTTCCAGGGCGAACCACTTGCTATTCACTTTGATCAGATTCTGTGGAAACAACTGAATGTTGAAATGGTAAGATGTTGGTAGACACATAAAGAACCCTTATGTGTTCATCAACATCTTTTTCATTTTGTCTTTTAAGTGATTGTCCCCTTTGTTTTTTTGTCATTGTATCATTTAGGGAACGTGTGTGATAGAGTGAAATCGAACCGAGGAGGATATCAACATGGGGAGACCAAAGGGCGGCACGAACCGCTACTGGAGCAAAGATGCAAAGCTGACAATCATCAAAAAGGTTCTCGCCGGCGAAATGGGTGTCAAGCAGGCGGGGCGTGATGAAGGAATCAGCTTTGGGATGATCAGCAACTGGCTCAAGCAGTATCGGGTAGGCGGGGAAGCGGCGCTGGAGAACAAAAAGAAGCCGGGAAATCCGCTGACCAAATATGCGAAGCGAAAAGAATTGACCCCGATGGAGCAACTCGAGTACGAGAACATGAAATTGAAAATCGAGAATCTGCGGTTAAAAAAAGGCTACACCAACGAGGAGGCGGATCAGGCCAAAAAGCAACGATCCGGCAAGAATTCGAAATCGTCCAAGAGTTGAGTGGAGAGTATGGACTCGCGTCACTGTGCGAGGTCATGGACGTCTCGCGGAGCGGATACTACCGCTGGATGGGAAGGCGCGGCGAATCGAACCGATACGAGAACAATCGGGCGCTCCTCGGCAATCTCGTGATTGCGGAGCACAAGCGTCACAGAACGTACGGATATCGCCATCTGGCGAAGGAAATCCGGATCATGACGGGCTGGGTCTTCTCGAACTGGCTGTGCCACAAGGTATGCAAGGGGCTCAAGATCCGTTCGATCGCACGCAAGCCCCGCGTCGCGACGAAGGGAGAGGAATCGCTTCAATATCCGAATCTGGTCCAAAACCGGTGGGTCGCCAACGGTCCGTTCGAAATCGTCGTTTCGGATACGACGCAGCTCCACTCGAGGGGAAGGAAACTCGACTTGAATCTGCATTTCGACACATTCAACAACGAAATCGTGGCATATGACGCCGCCAAAAGCGTGAGTGGCAATTCGCAGCCGAATCATCTGGCGGCGCTCCGAATACTCCTGGCGTGCAAGAAAAAGCGCGGATACGCCGAGTGCGAAACGATTCTGCATACCGATCAAGGGACCATCTACGGATCCCATGCGTACGCCGAAGCCCATCGTGGAAAGCATATCACTCAGTCGATGTCCAGAGCCGGTACGCCGACGGACAATCCGATCGCCGAGTCGATGATCGGTTGGATCAAGGACGAACTGTACA
This window contains:
- a CDS encoding IS3 family transposase translates to MDPDGATRVREHEIENRESAVKKRLHQRGGGSGQKATIRQEFEIVQELSGEYGLASLCEVMDVSRSGYYRWMGRRGESNRYENNRALLGNLVIAEHKRHRTYGYRHLAKEIRIMTGWVFSNWLCHKVCKGLKIRSIARKPRVATKGEESLQYPNLVQNRWVANGPFEIVVSDTTQLHSRGRKLDLNLHFDTFNNEIVAYDAAKSVSGNSQPNHLAALRILLACKKKRGYAECETILHTDQGTIYGSHAYAEAHRGKHITQSMSRAGTPTDNPIAESMIGWIKDELYKDFGFATTEDPYQVLKVFVHYFNNLRLAYNLGYKTPVQYRTERGMK